A window from Solea senegalensis isolate Sse05_10M linkage group LG15, IFAPA_SoseM_1, whole genome shotgun sequence encodes these proteins:
- the ubr2 gene encoding E3 ubiquitin-protein ligase UBR2 isoform X8 translates to MAAAEPDMEPASAPCSEFLNFSAKDTAARWLTAVDLQQDVFRHLAVYVPRILCLGPTGVNSREEQREELACQLLLLAPLEWLLLGEEPAAGLARLQENNQPSPLCGHVFKVGEPTYSCRECAADPTCVLCMQCFLGSVHKDHRYRMTTSGGGGFCDCGDSEAWKKGPYCQKHTPTDTSRDTEEDPVAQLPADVVARCFSIFSIMLRYAVNLLTWDQEDELPAGLKPPDRADTFYCMLFNDEVHTYEQVIYTLQKAVNCSQKEAVSFATTVDREGRKSVRYGDFQFCEQAKSIIVRNTGRQSKPLRVQVMHSSVVAHQCFALKTLTWLGQIIQYSDGLRRILCQVGLQQGPEGENSSLVDRLMLNDSKMWKGARNIYHQLLMNSLLMDLEYKKIFAIQFAKNYRRLQTDFMEDDHERVVSVTSLSVQLFTVPTMARMLMVEQNLMSTIIRTFVDHLRHRDLQGRFQFDRYTAQQAFKFGRVQSLIGDLKYVLISRPSEWTNQLRLKFLEGLDAFLELLKCMQGMDPVVRQVGQHIEMEPEWEAAFTLQMKLTPIISMIQEWCCTDEHVLIEAYRRCLSALSQCHSGLPDGEQPISLNLAGHCVETFRYQVSQEKVSIHLPVCRLLAGLHVLLSRTEVASRAPEQLPLGELSPPLLIELPLRCLVLCAQVHAGMWRRNGFSLINQIYYYHNVKCRVEMFDKDINMLQVGASMMDPNHFLMIVMSRFELFHIFSSADVRKRYREANKDVVQQNNTLIEEMLHLIIMVIGERYVSGVGQVAPFDEVRREIIHQLSIRRMAHSELVKALPENGNKETGLERVIDSVASFKEPGVTGRGLYELRPEWNKHFNLYFHHYSRADQSKAEEAQRKLRRQNGEDTALPPPPLPPLSPLFASLVNLLQCDMLLAIEGAVLQWAVEPSGGGWTESMLQRVLHLVGMALLEEQQQLENSSIDDDIVTFNYTCKITRPGESPSPSGSVLALLESLQNAPHLEVHKDMITWILKMVTNIKTMRERTSATSSYTMSPGAGQEETARDRDKAERKRKAEMARLRREKIMAQMSEMQKHFINENKELFQQSLEELEASTSTAAHSSSPGLVPPCVSQVCVGPRRVGGADQRQLVTCILCQEEQEVKGHGRAMVLAAFVQRSTVLSKNRHRSLPNPERYDPVFQHPDLSLGIYTASCGHIMHATCWQRYFEAVQVKEQRRQQRLRGHTSYDVENGEFLCPLCECLSNTVIPLLPSTPSPNNSVDHPSLEAWINTTNQQIATLHSTYRRQTDGAAEEAEPEAPEGFRVDFTPQSSFSSSISEMINTFSLSTYKVTLKLNPNDADPRVPVLSWFTCAYTIQSIERLLMDEDKPLFGSLPCRQDDCLSSLTRFSSACWTVAPLKTTHTHFIRLFKALVPDSQDENTPCVIDIDMLHLLVYTVLSYSSVKSLDQCGRSGVDSAHLHILHLIIVAHMVQILLTSTTEDVCMDQDSGGSEEEELTCQLYDTLRKHLGSALPEVTSGWQLWRCVKAAILPFLRAAALFFHYLNSTAPPADLLVAGPGQWEALCSYLSLPCNLLQVYQSQHTLMELLIHRWCCHPDVRRSLQGGGVIVRFPRESNRLIDLPEDYSVLIYQASSFTSVTHTHTHTHTQIYQASSFTSVTHTHTHTQI, encoded by the exons ATGGCGGCGGCCGAACCAGATATGGAGCCAGCGTCTGCTCCATGTTCGGAATTTCTCAACTTCTCCGCCAAAGACACCGCTGCG CGCTGGCTAACGGCGGTCGATCTGCAGCAGGACGTATTCCGACACCTGGCCGTGTATGTTCCCAGAATTCTTTGCCTCGGTCCGACAGGGGTGAACAGcagggaggagcagagggaggagctagcctgtcagctgctgctcctggcTCCTCTGGAATGGCTGCTCCTGGGGGAGGAGCCTGCCGCTGGATTGGCGCGTCTCCAGGAGAACAACCAGCCGTCCCCGCTGTGTGGACATGTGTTCAAGGTGGGAGAGCCCACCTACTCCTGCAG ggagtGTGCCGCTGATCCCACATGTGTTCTGTGCATGCAGTGTTTCCTGGGCAGTGTCCACAAAGACCATCGATACAGG aTGACCACGTCAGGCGGTGGAGGTTTCTGTGACTGTGGAGACTCTGAGGCCTGGAAGAAAGGTCCTTActgtcagaaacacacacccacagacaccagcagagacactgaggag gacCCCGTTGCTCAGCTTCCAGCTGATGTGGTTGCCCGTTGTTTCAGCATCTTCTCCATCATGCTGAGGTATGCTGTCAACCTTCTGACCTGGGACCAGGAGGACGAGCTGCCCGCAGGACTCAAACCACC ggaCAGAGCAGACACCTTCTACTGCATGTTGTTTAATGATGAAGTCCACACGTATGAGCAGGTGATCTACACGCTGCAGAAAGCCGTCAACTGCAGCCAAAAAGAGGCTGTAAGCTTTGCCACAACTGTCGACAGAGAG ggCAGGAAGTCTGTTCGTTATGGAGACTTTCAGTTCTGTGAACAGGCCAAGTCCATCATCGTG AGGAACACCGGCCGCCAGTCGAAGCCGCTCCGCGTTCAGGTGATGCACTCGTCTGTCGTCGCTCATCAGTGTTTTGCTCTGAAGACTCTCACCTGGCTGGGTCAGATCATTCAGTACTCTG atgGTCTTAGGAGAATTCTCTGTCAGGTTGGACTTCAGCAGGGTCCTGAAGGAGAGAACTCGTCCCTGGTCGACAGACTGATGCTCAACGACTCCAAGATGTGGAAAg GAGCCAGGAACATCTACCACCAGCTGCTCATGAACAGTCTCCTCATGGACCTTGAGTACAAGAAGATCTTTGCCATTCAGTTTGCCAAG AACTACAGGCGCCTCCAGACAGATTTTATGGAGGATGACCACGAGCGAGTGGTGTCAGTGACGTCACTGTCCGTTCAGCTCTTCACTGTCCCGACCATG gcaCGGATGTTGATGGTGGAGCAGAACCTCATGAGCACGATTATCAGGACGTTTGTGGATCACCTCCGTCACAGAGACCTGCAGGGACGATTCCAGTTCGACCGGTACACGGCACAGCAGGCCTTCAAGTTCGGCCGAGTCCAGAGCCTCATCGGAGACCTGAA GTACGTCCTGATCAGTCGTCCCTCTGAATGGACCAATCAGCTCAGACTGAAGTTTCTAGAAGGTCTGGATGCTTTTCTGGAGCTGCTCAAGTGTATGCAG GGTATGGACCCGGTGGTGAGACAGGTGGGACAGCACATAGAGATGGAGCCTGAATGGGAGGCAGCGTTCACACTGCAGATGAAACTCACTCCCATCATCTCCATGATCCAGGAGTGGTGCTGCACTGAT gagcACGTGTTGATCGAGGCGTACAGGAGGTGTCTGAGCGCGCTCAGTCAGTGTCACAGTGGCCTCCCTGATGGTGAGCAGCCAATCAGCTTGAATCTGGCCGGACACTGTGTGGAGACGTTCAGGTACCAGGTGTCCCAGGAAAAGGTGTCCATACACCTGCCGGTGTGCAGACTGCTggcag GTCTGCATGTTCTGTTGAGCAGGACTGAGGTGGCCTCACGTGCCCCTGAGCAGCTCCCCCTG GGTGAACTCAGCCCCCCCCTACTGATTGAGCTCCCCCTCCGCTGCCTGGTGCTCTGTGCCCAAGTGCATGCTGGGATGTGGAGGAGGAACGGCTTCTCCCTGATCAACCAG ATCTATTATTACCACAATGTGAAGTGCAGAGTGGAGATGTTTGACAAAGACATCAACATGCTgcag GTGGGGGCGTCCATGATGGATCCAAACCACTTCCTGATGATTGTTATGAGTCGATTTGAACTTTTCCACATATTCAGCTCCGCGGACGTCAGGAAGAGATACAGAGAGGCCAACAAG gatGTGGTCCAGCAGAACAACACACTGATTGAGGAGATGCTTCACCTCATCATCATGGTCATCG GTGAGCGTTATGTGTCAGGtgttggacaggtggcgccctTTGATGAGGTCAGAAGAGAAATCATCCACCAGCTGTCGATCAGACGGATGGCTCACAGTGAGCTGGTGAAGGCTTTACCTGAGAAT GGGAATAAGGAGACAGGTCTGGAGCGAGTCATCGACAGCGTGGCTTCATtcaa GGAACCAGGTGTGACGGGGCGTGGCCTGTATGAGCTGCGTCCTGAGTGGAACAAACATTTCAACCTGTACTTCCATCACTATAGCAGAGCCGACCAGTCTAAG gcgGAAGAGGCTCAGAGGAAGCTGAGGAGACAGAATGGTGAagacacag ccctccctccccctcccctccccccgcTCTCCCCCCTCTTTGCCAGTCTGGTGAACCTGCTGCAGTGTGACATGCTGCTGGCCATAGAGGGCGCTGTGCTGCAGTGGGCTGTGGAGCCCAGTGGGGGGGGCTGGACTGAGTCCATGCTGCAGAGG gtgctCCACCTGGTGGGCATGGCTctgctggaggagcagcagcagctggagaacAGCAGCATAGATGATGACATCGTCACCTTCAACTACACCTGCAAGATCACAC gtccaGGTGAGTCTCCCAGTCCTTCTGGAAGTGTCCTCGCTCTGTTGGAGTCTCTGCAGAACGCTCCTCACCTGGAGGTTCATAAAGACATGATCACCTGGATCCTCAAG ATGgtgacaaacattaaaacaatgaGAGAGCGAACGTCTGCGACATCCAGCTACACCATGAGTCCAGGAGCTGGACAGGaggag ACAGCCAGAGACCGCGACAAGGcggagaggaaaaggaaggcGGAGATGGCACGTCTTCGTCGTGAGAAGATCATGGCTCAGATGTCGGAGATGCAGAAACATTTCATCAACGAGAACAAAGAACTGTTTCAGCAGAgtctggaggagctggaggcgtCGACGTCAACGGCCGCACACTCCAG TTCCCCTGGTTTGGTGCCACCCTGCGTCTCACAGGTGTGTGTTGGTCCCAGGAGAGTGGGTGGAGCTGATCAACGTCAGCTGGTCACCTGTATCCTGTgtcaggaggagcaggaggtcaaaggtcacggcAGAGCAATGGTGCTGGCTGCATTTGTCCAGAGGTCAACTGTTCTGTCTAAAAACCGCCACCGCAGTCTGCCCAACCCAG AGCGGTACGACCCTGTGTTCCAGCACCCTGATCTTTCTCTGGGGATTTACACAGCCAGCTGTGGGCACATCATGcacgccacctgctggcagag gtaCTTTGAGGCCGTGCAGGTGAAGGAGCAGAGACGCCAGCAGCGTCTCAGAGGTCACACCAGCTACGACGTGGAGAACGGAGAGTTTCTGTGTCCACTCTGTGAATGTTTGAGCAACACAGTGATCCCTCTGCTGCCCTCTACTCCCTCACCTAACaacag tgtCGATCATCCCTCTCTGGAAGCTTGGATCAACACAACCAATCAGCAGATAGCAACACTACACTCCACCTACAGGAGGCAAACTGATG gtgcagcagaggaggcggagcctgaaGCTCCTGAAGGTTTCAGGGTGGACTTCACTCCACA GAGCTCTTTCTCCAGCAGCATCAGTGAGATGATCAACACCTTCAGTCTGTCCACGTATAAGGTCACACTGAAGCTCAACCCTAACGACGCCGACCCTCGAGTCCCCGTGCTCAGCTGGTTCACCTGTGCCTACACCATCCAGAGTatag agCGCCTCCTGATGGATGAGGACAAGCCACTGTTTGGAAGTTTACCTTGTAGACAG gacgACTGTCTGAGTTCTCTCACTAGGTTCAGTTCAGCATGTTGGACTGTAGCTCCActaaagacaacacacacacacttcatcagaCTGTttaaag ctctGGTTCCAGACTCTCAGGATGAAAACACTCCATGTGTCATTGACATTGACATGCTCCACCTGCTG GTTTACACTGTGTTGTCCTACAGCTCAGTAAAGAGTCTGGACCAATGTGGTCGCAGTGGtgttgactccgcccacttgCACATCCTCCACCTGATCATTGtggctcacatggttcagattCTGCTCACGTCCACCACag AGGACGTGTGTATGGATCAGGACAGTGGAggctcagaggaggaggagcttacCTGTCAGCTCTATgacacactgaggaaacacCTGGGCAG tgcgtTGCCTGAAGTGACCTCTGGGTGGCAGTTGTGGCGTTGTGTCAAAGCCGCCATCTTACCGTTCCTCCGAGCCGCCGCCCTCTTCTTCCACTACCTGAACTCTACAGCACCACCTGCTGACCTACTGG TAGCAGGTCCTGGTCAGTGGGAGGCACTGTGCAGTTACCTGAGTCTGCCCTGCAACCTGCTGCAGGTTTACCAGAGCCAACACACACTAATGGAGCTGCTCATACACAG gtgGTGTTGTCATCCAGATGTGAGGCGGTCACTGCaggggggcggagtcatcgTCAGGTTCCCCAGAGAATCAAACAGACTGATCGATCTTCCAGAAGATTATAGTGTCCTGATCTACCAGGCGTCCAGCTTCacgtcagt cacacacacacacacacacacacacacacagatctatCAGGCGTCCAGCTTCacgtcagtcacacacacacacac acacacacagatctaa
- the ubr2 gene encoding E3 ubiquitin-protein ligase UBR2 isoform X7, translated as MAAAEPDMEPASAPCSEFLNFSAKDTAARWLTAVDLQQDVFRHLAVYVPRILCLGPTGVNSREEQREELACQLLLLAPLEWLLLGEEPAAGLARLQENNQPSPLCGHVFKVGEPTYSCRECAADPTCVLCMQCFLGSVHKDHRYRMTTSGGGGFCDCGDSEAWKKGPYCQKHTPTDTSRDTEEDPVAQLPADVVARCFSIFSIMLRYAVNLLTWDQEDELPAGLKPPDRADTFYCMLFNDEVHTYEQVIYTLQKAVNCSQKEAVSFATTVDREGRKSVRYGDFQFCEQAKSIIVRNTGRQSKPLRVQVMHSSVVAHQCFALKTLTWLGQIIQYSDGLRRILCQVGLQQGPEGENSSLVDRLMLNDSKMWKGARNIYHQLLMNSLLMDLEYKKIFAIQFAKNYRRLQTDFMEDDHERVVSVTSLSVQLFTVPTMARMLMVEQNLMSTIIRTFVDHLRHRDLQGRFQFDRYTAQQAFKFGRVQSLIGDLKYVLISRPSEWTNQLRLKFLEGLDAFLELLKCMQGMDPVVRQVGQHIEMEPEWEAAFTLQMKLTPIISMIQEWCCTDEHVLIEAYRRCLSALSQCHSGLPDGEQPISLNLAGHCVETFRYQVSQEKVSIHLPVCRLLAGLHVLLSRTEVASRAPEQLPLGELSPPLLIELPLRCLVLCAQVHAGMWRRNGFSLINQIYYYHNVKCRVEMFDKDINMLQVGASMMDPNHFLMIVMSRFELFHIFSSADVRKRYREANKDVVQQNNTLIEEMLHLIIMVIGERYVSGVGQVAPFDEVRREIIHQLSIRRMAHSELVKALPENGNKETGLERVIDSVASFKEPGVTGRGLYELRPEWNKHFNLYFHHYSRADQSKAEEAQRKLRRQNGEDTALPPPPLPPLSPLFASLVNLLQCDMLLAIEGAVLQWAVEPSGGGWTESMLQRVLHLVGMALLEEQQQLENSSIDDDIVTFNYTCKITRPGESPSPSGSVLALLESLQNAPHLEVHKDMITWILKMVTNIKTMRERTSATSSYTMSPGAGQEETARDRDKAERKRKAEMARLRREKIMAQMSEMQKHFINENKELFQQSLEELEASTSTAAHSSSPGLVPPCVSQVCVGPRRVGGADQRQLVTCILCQEEQEVKGHGRAMVLAAFVQRSTVLSKNRHRSLPNPERYDPVFQHPDLSLGIYTASCGHIMHATCWQRYFEAVQVKEQRRQQRLRGHTSYDVENGEFLCPLCECLSNTVIPLLPSTPSPNNSVDHPSLEAWINTTNQQIATLHSTYRRQTDGAAEEAEPEAPEGFRVDFTPQSSFSSSISEMINTFSLSTYKVTLKLNPNDADPRVPVLSWFTCAYTIQSIERLLMDEDKPLFGSLPCRQDDCLSSLTRFSSACWTVAPLKTTHTHFIRLFKALVPDSQDENTPCVIDIDMLHLLVYTVLSYSSVKSLDQCGRSGVDSAHLHILHLIIVAHMVQILLTSTTEDVCMDQDSGGSEEEELTCQLYDTLRKHLGSALPEVTSGWQLWRCVKAAILPFLRAAALFFHYLNSTAPPADLLVAGPGQWEALCSYLSLPCNLLQVYQSQHTLMELLIHRWCCHPDVRRSLQGGGVIVRFPRESNRLIDLPEDYSVLIYQASSFTSVTHTHTHTHRSIRRPASRQSHTHTHTHTQI; from the exons ATGGCGGCGGCCGAACCAGATATGGAGCCAGCGTCTGCTCCATGTTCGGAATTTCTCAACTTCTCCGCCAAAGACACCGCTGCG CGCTGGCTAACGGCGGTCGATCTGCAGCAGGACGTATTCCGACACCTGGCCGTGTATGTTCCCAGAATTCTTTGCCTCGGTCCGACAGGGGTGAACAGcagggaggagcagagggaggagctagcctgtcagctgctgctcctggcTCCTCTGGAATGGCTGCTCCTGGGGGAGGAGCCTGCCGCTGGATTGGCGCGTCTCCAGGAGAACAACCAGCCGTCCCCGCTGTGTGGACATGTGTTCAAGGTGGGAGAGCCCACCTACTCCTGCAG ggagtGTGCCGCTGATCCCACATGTGTTCTGTGCATGCAGTGTTTCCTGGGCAGTGTCCACAAAGACCATCGATACAGG aTGACCACGTCAGGCGGTGGAGGTTTCTGTGACTGTGGAGACTCTGAGGCCTGGAAGAAAGGTCCTTActgtcagaaacacacacccacagacaccagcagagacactgaggag gacCCCGTTGCTCAGCTTCCAGCTGATGTGGTTGCCCGTTGTTTCAGCATCTTCTCCATCATGCTGAGGTATGCTGTCAACCTTCTGACCTGGGACCAGGAGGACGAGCTGCCCGCAGGACTCAAACCACC ggaCAGAGCAGACACCTTCTACTGCATGTTGTTTAATGATGAAGTCCACACGTATGAGCAGGTGATCTACACGCTGCAGAAAGCCGTCAACTGCAGCCAAAAAGAGGCTGTAAGCTTTGCCACAACTGTCGACAGAGAG ggCAGGAAGTCTGTTCGTTATGGAGACTTTCAGTTCTGTGAACAGGCCAAGTCCATCATCGTG AGGAACACCGGCCGCCAGTCGAAGCCGCTCCGCGTTCAGGTGATGCACTCGTCTGTCGTCGCTCATCAGTGTTTTGCTCTGAAGACTCTCACCTGGCTGGGTCAGATCATTCAGTACTCTG atgGTCTTAGGAGAATTCTCTGTCAGGTTGGACTTCAGCAGGGTCCTGAAGGAGAGAACTCGTCCCTGGTCGACAGACTGATGCTCAACGACTCCAAGATGTGGAAAg GAGCCAGGAACATCTACCACCAGCTGCTCATGAACAGTCTCCTCATGGACCTTGAGTACAAGAAGATCTTTGCCATTCAGTTTGCCAAG AACTACAGGCGCCTCCAGACAGATTTTATGGAGGATGACCACGAGCGAGTGGTGTCAGTGACGTCACTGTCCGTTCAGCTCTTCACTGTCCCGACCATG gcaCGGATGTTGATGGTGGAGCAGAACCTCATGAGCACGATTATCAGGACGTTTGTGGATCACCTCCGTCACAGAGACCTGCAGGGACGATTCCAGTTCGACCGGTACACGGCACAGCAGGCCTTCAAGTTCGGCCGAGTCCAGAGCCTCATCGGAGACCTGAA GTACGTCCTGATCAGTCGTCCCTCTGAATGGACCAATCAGCTCAGACTGAAGTTTCTAGAAGGTCTGGATGCTTTTCTGGAGCTGCTCAAGTGTATGCAG GGTATGGACCCGGTGGTGAGACAGGTGGGACAGCACATAGAGATGGAGCCTGAATGGGAGGCAGCGTTCACACTGCAGATGAAACTCACTCCCATCATCTCCATGATCCAGGAGTGGTGCTGCACTGAT gagcACGTGTTGATCGAGGCGTACAGGAGGTGTCTGAGCGCGCTCAGTCAGTGTCACAGTGGCCTCCCTGATGGTGAGCAGCCAATCAGCTTGAATCTGGCCGGACACTGTGTGGAGACGTTCAGGTACCAGGTGTCCCAGGAAAAGGTGTCCATACACCTGCCGGTGTGCAGACTGCTggcag GTCTGCATGTTCTGTTGAGCAGGACTGAGGTGGCCTCACGTGCCCCTGAGCAGCTCCCCCTG GGTGAACTCAGCCCCCCCCTACTGATTGAGCTCCCCCTCCGCTGCCTGGTGCTCTGTGCCCAAGTGCATGCTGGGATGTGGAGGAGGAACGGCTTCTCCCTGATCAACCAG ATCTATTATTACCACAATGTGAAGTGCAGAGTGGAGATGTTTGACAAAGACATCAACATGCTgcag GTGGGGGCGTCCATGATGGATCCAAACCACTTCCTGATGATTGTTATGAGTCGATTTGAACTTTTCCACATATTCAGCTCCGCGGACGTCAGGAAGAGATACAGAGAGGCCAACAAG gatGTGGTCCAGCAGAACAACACACTGATTGAGGAGATGCTTCACCTCATCATCATGGTCATCG GTGAGCGTTATGTGTCAGGtgttggacaggtggcgccctTTGATGAGGTCAGAAGAGAAATCATCCACCAGCTGTCGATCAGACGGATGGCTCACAGTGAGCTGGTGAAGGCTTTACCTGAGAAT GGGAATAAGGAGACAGGTCTGGAGCGAGTCATCGACAGCGTGGCTTCATtcaa GGAACCAGGTGTGACGGGGCGTGGCCTGTATGAGCTGCGTCCTGAGTGGAACAAACATTTCAACCTGTACTTCCATCACTATAGCAGAGCCGACCAGTCTAAG gcgGAAGAGGCTCAGAGGAAGCTGAGGAGACAGAATGGTGAagacacag ccctccctccccctcccctccccccgcTCTCCCCCCTCTTTGCCAGTCTGGTGAACCTGCTGCAGTGTGACATGCTGCTGGCCATAGAGGGCGCTGTGCTGCAGTGGGCTGTGGAGCCCAGTGGGGGGGGCTGGACTGAGTCCATGCTGCAGAGG gtgctCCACCTGGTGGGCATGGCTctgctggaggagcagcagcagctggagaacAGCAGCATAGATGATGACATCGTCACCTTCAACTACACCTGCAAGATCACAC gtccaGGTGAGTCTCCCAGTCCTTCTGGAAGTGTCCTCGCTCTGTTGGAGTCTCTGCAGAACGCTCCTCACCTGGAGGTTCATAAAGACATGATCACCTGGATCCTCAAG ATGgtgacaaacattaaaacaatgaGAGAGCGAACGTCTGCGACATCCAGCTACACCATGAGTCCAGGAGCTGGACAGGaggag ACAGCCAGAGACCGCGACAAGGcggagaggaaaaggaaggcGGAGATGGCACGTCTTCGTCGTGAGAAGATCATGGCTCAGATGTCGGAGATGCAGAAACATTTCATCAACGAGAACAAAGAACTGTTTCAGCAGAgtctggaggagctggaggcgtCGACGTCAACGGCCGCACACTCCAG TTCCCCTGGTTTGGTGCCACCCTGCGTCTCACAGGTGTGTGTTGGTCCCAGGAGAGTGGGTGGAGCTGATCAACGTCAGCTGGTCACCTGTATCCTGTgtcaggaggagcaggaggtcaaaggtcacggcAGAGCAATGGTGCTGGCTGCATTTGTCCAGAGGTCAACTGTTCTGTCTAAAAACCGCCACCGCAGTCTGCCCAACCCAG AGCGGTACGACCCTGTGTTCCAGCACCCTGATCTTTCTCTGGGGATTTACACAGCCAGCTGTGGGCACATCATGcacgccacctgctggcagag gtaCTTTGAGGCCGTGCAGGTGAAGGAGCAGAGACGCCAGCAGCGTCTCAGAGGTCACACCAGCTACGACGTGGAGAACGGAGAGTTTCTGTGTCCACTCTGTGAATGTTTGAGCAACACAGTGATCCCTCTGCTGCCCTCTACTCCCTCACCTAACaacag tgtCGATCATCCCTCTCTGGAAGCTTGGATCAACACAACCAATCAGCAGATAGCAACACTACACTCCACCTACAGGAGGCAAACTGATG gtgcagcagaggaggcggagcctgaaGCTCCTGAAGGTTTCAGGGTGGACTTCACTCCACA GAGCTCTTTCTCCAGCAGCATCAGTGAGATGATCAACACCTTCAGTCTGTCCACGTATAAGGTCACACTGAAGCTCAACCCTAACGACGCCGACCCTCGAGTCCCCGTGCTCAGCTGGTTCACCTGTGCCTACACCATCCAGAGTatag agCGCCTCCTGATGGATGAGGACAAGCCACTGTTTGGAAGTTTACCTTGTAGACAG gacgACTGTCTGAGTTCTCTCACTAGGTTCAGTTCAGCATGTTGGACTGTAGCTCCActaaagacaacacacacacacttcatcagaCTGTttaaag ctctGGTTCCAGACTCTCAGGATGAAAACACTCCATGTGTCATTGACATTGACATGCTCCACCTGCTG GTTTACACTGTGTTGTCCTACAGCTCAGTAAAGAGTCTGGACCAATGTGGTCGCAGTGGtgttgactccgcccacttgCACATCCTCCACCTGATCATTGtggctcacatggttcagattCTGCTCACGTCCACCACag AGGACGTGTGTATGGATCAGGACAGTGGAggctcagaggaggaggagcttacCTGTCAGCTCTATgacacactgaggaaacacCTGGGCAG tgcgtTGCCTGAAGTGACCTCTGGGTGGCAGTTGTGGCGTTGTGTCAAAGCCGCCATCTTACCGTTCCTCCGAGCCGCCGCCCTCTTCTTCCACTACCTGAACTCTACAGCACCACCTGCTGACCTACTGG TAGCAGGTCCTGGTCAGTGGGAGGCACTGTGCAGTTACCTGAGTCTGCCCTGCAACCTGCTGCAGGTTTACCAGAGCCAACACACACTAATGGAGCTGCTCATACACAG gtgGTGTTGTCATCCAGATGTGAGGCGGTCACTGCaggggggcggagtcatcgTCAGGTTCCCCAGAGAATCAAACAGACTGATCGATCTTCCAGAAGATTATAGTGTCCTGATCTACCAGGCGTCCAGCTTCacgtcagt cacacacacacacacacacacacacagatctatCAGGCGTCCAGCTTCacgtcagtcacacacacacacacacac acacacacagatctaa